Part of the Numenius arquata chromosome 5, bNumArq3.hap1.1, whole genome shotgun sequence genome is shown below.
GTAATTCTTCTTTTAGTTAGGCAGATAAAGAGGCATACCATTAGCCTGCACGAAAATCGTTTTTTCTGGACTTCTGAAGTAATCTCAATCTTTTGAATTCTCCCAGGTTCTGAGACTAGTCTTTGCTGTTGCATGTAATGAACATTTGAAGTGGCAGCATTTCATCTTTAGCTTGCGTTGTGAATGCTTCTCTTCCGTGGTTTCAATTTTTCGCTCAGACGTTATCTCAGTCTTTAATGATAGGAGGGTATCATTTCTCAAGTAGTAACAACATAGCTTAGTGCTTTCCTTAAGTTTAGGTGGTCAAGCAGTTACAGCCTGTCATATTAACTATTTGCAACTGTGTAGAAGTTTAAAGACTTTCTCTATTTTCTCTACAGTCCTGATACCATAGAGGAGGATGGTTGCCTGCCTAATTTTTTGTGTTCTTGAACATTTCCCTTTAAATGTGTAGAGAAAGAGAGATATCTAGCCTATTCACTCTCCTAAATCATGATTTATGGATTTTGTGTTTTAAACAATAGCTTTATGTGAGATAATGAGATGAATTTTAAGATTCTAAACATATTAAACTAGCATATTTTCAGTACCTCTAACTCAACTAAACCTGAATAATGGTTTAAGTTCTCCCTGGCACTCTCAGGCCTTAGAGCAACTGCAACTGAAAACTCATTTGAAATATGATTCTGGTGAAAATAAGAGTCACATCAGACAGTCACACTGAGGTGTGCCACAGATGAATGTGATTTAAGGAGGTCTTACTTGAAATCTTTCAACATCATGGTACATCAGcagttataaaatacattttcctctaAAAGTTAACCACAAATACTCCTTGTATTTAATGTTAGCTGCATTAATTTGATTCTTATAGTAAATATTCAAATCCACCCTGGATTCTGCCACAAAACTGCAGTCCCTCCTGCCTTGTGCAGCCTAGCCTCCTGTCTCAAGCATCCCATTGAAACTAAAGGAGACTGAAGCAAACCCACTTAAAGCTCACAGTGTGTGAGCTCATGCAGGCGTAGCTGAGCCCGGTCTCGAGGAGTGTATGCAGACCAGGAATACAGAAAGGGGACCAAATTTGCTTGACTGATTGATGTAGGAGATGAAAGAGACTCAACTTTTGGAGCTGACAGCTAGAAAATCTCCATCAGGTACCTTCATATTCATTAAATTTGATCTTGAAAACAGGCACAAGAGTACCCTGGAACTATGGTGCATTCAGTTTAGAAATACACTTCAAGTATGAAGAGAAGGTTTTCAAAAAAGGCTATATTATTTAATTCTATTTCCCACAGTGGGTTTTCAGGAATCTTCATTTCCCTGAAGCATGCTCAGCTCTCACCCAAGGCAGAAGGCAGCCATAGCACAGGTGATGGAGCttggagagcccacactggactTCAGAGCACTCCTGCTAAGCTTCTTCAATATTTATGTGTCTCAACAAAATATGTTTACTTCAGCAAAACCAGCATattcactttttgtttttaaagaattctaTTAAAAACACGATTAACAATTCTGCTAACGCCATACTGCAAGAGCTTTACATGCAGGTGTAGAAATCCACAGAACCTGGCAACAATCTTTcaattaaatttttaagaaaaactcaGTAAATATTCATTTAATAAACATGTTCCAGTATAAcaacacatacatttttttttccttggcccTAGTCTTAGCATTACTTGTATGGAATATAAATTtctagaagagaaaataattatggTGCATCTGACTTGAGAGTCTCTTCCTTTTCACTTTTAGTCACCCAAAGCTGAAAGTGGCAGTAGGAACTAAAAGCGACACCACCAGATTTTTTCCAATTCTCTTCATAGAACACATTGATTAAAACTAAGTAAAATTGAATGAAAACATACAGATTTCTCTTCGGACCATAGTACACAATTGAAATGGAATGGACTAACTAGATAGAGAGTCTTTTCTACCGGTAGGGATGCCTGCTTTTTCTCCACACACTGATGAACCTATGGCCTATGATCAACCTTTTCAACAATAGCCAATATCACCAAAAAAGTCTAGGAAGGAAGCTGCAGTTCTGGTACATAGATAAAACTTTCACACGTTCATAGCTGCTATTACAACTTAAGCATCAGTGTGCGTTGTTACTACTCAATATGACCTTCAGATATGACTGTGTAACTATTACTGACAGTACCTGTAGATACTCTAAAAGCAATCCTAATCTCCaggtttttgaaaaagaaagaactctgcagtttttttctcctctacagATTAGTCCTTCAACCTAGTATCAGTTAAAATAGAAAACTACACAGAATAATCCCTCTTAGCGCAGAGATACTTATGTAGGCACACATAATAAATGAAAAGCTCATTCCTTGAGAGTCATCACCGCTTTGAGAGCATTGTAAGAGCTTTTGAGGTTTATGGAATCTCAAGTTGGTACTggatttccttccctctttcttatTAATCTTCCTATTCTCAGTCAATGACTGGTTGGTTAGTAACAAAGATTTGGACAGATCTTGCTCTCGAGTAaagtttcatttccctttctcaaaTAACTCCTGATTGGTTTCAAACCTGCTGTCCGGCAGTGAGATGCTCAGCTAGTAACGCAGTCTTAACCTGTGCAAAATATAAACTGGTAAAGGAAGGTGTCCAAGAGAAAATTGTCCAGAATTACACTAATGGCTTTTTGATTATGAACTCCTCAGTTGTATGCAAGGGGTTTTCCTACACACTTCTCAGCTAAGATGAGTGCGGTAGTGCAAAGATAATAGAATGTTAACCCTGAAAATATTAGGCAGATAACATTTCATATTGAAACACAATGTACAGCTGAAATGGCTTTCATGAATCAAAAGAGAGCCTGCAGATTACAGACGCGTGCAAACAATGAAATCTGCGAAAGCATCAGTCATAACAAAACCCATCATCCCTCCAtgctgaacaaaggaaaaaaatggtacaGGTATGACATAACGGGGACATCACTCCATAAGTCTGAGGTAGGGGCATGTATTTTATCCAGGGCAGAGCCCTGCTGTGGTTTTCTCAGACAAAAATTACGTTGAGTCacatttaaagaacagaaagaaatttcaGCTGATTTTGGAAACCACTGTGGTCTGCAGATCATACTGTTTTCAGATGATTACCAGCAACTCAAAGAAATTAactcagaaaaattaaataaaaaactatTTACTTCCTAAGCTAATAGTTGTATCAAGAGAAGCCTACCAAAATAAAAACTTCTGATAATATCAATATAGAAATAGAGAGATTGGATTACTTACAGAATCTCGAGTCTGCTCCTTTAAAGTTGGTCTAGAGACAAGGGTAGTTTCAGATAATGTTGTTTGTCTATTATATGGTTTTCTACCATTTCACTAGACACtgggaaaaattaaacagaaataatttgcatTAATGCCACCCTGCTTGTACGCACACAATTATAATATTTAGATTATTTAAATTAGTGTATCTAATTCTTACTTCTATTTGAGCTATTAAAAACTATTTAACTCAATACTGCGAGAAGTTGGCAAGGCCTAGTTCTTTTCACCTGTTCCTAACACATTATTTTCAAGACACAAAAACTCACaactttttaaccttttttttaaataagtattccTAATCTTACACGAGGAACTTTCCCATCACAACACACCGTGAATATTCTGAGGGTGTTTTATGGTTTGAGCTTCCCTTTGGCACCTGACAGTGGGAACGTACATGTTGTGATGTGGAGGAAGGAGCACATCTGCACGTGTAGAGGAAACCAAATAATATTATAGCACTTTGAAGAAGCCATCATGATACAGCTCACTGAGGACAGCTACATTCTGGAAGAGCCCTGCCTTTTCCAGTTGACAGGTTTAGCCTCCTGCTCAATTTATGCATGTTTTGGGTTTATTTAGatccttttgttttgtcttgccTAAGATTTCTAAACATTAAGCAATTTTGTGCAGGACGTTGGCACTCTGGGGAATTTTGACTTTGAAACTTTAGTATGTGCATGTGTTTAAGGTAAACTGGAGTTTAAACTGAATTctcttgtctttctgtttcttctgaaatgaaCACTAATACATGAAGATTCTGTAGGCAGAATAACTTTGTACTGAGCTAGGTTTTAATGTCAGATTTGTGCTGAATAATTAGCAGCCCCTGAATTTTCAAATGGCTGTGTGGGGTTCGCTTCCAGTTAATATTGCCCTCTCTGTATTACATCCAATTACTCTGGATGTTTTGTaggcagttttcctttctgcttgagCTACAGCTAAAATATGTTCAACACAATAGAAGATGGTTTGTATCTGCACCATGTTAGGAATTCCATATTGGATCACTGACAGTGGATCTCCTTATAAACTGATCCTTTTTGAAAGCTCTGACCTATTTTGTGTCAGTTTTCTACTAGCAAGGTAAGAAATACTACTGCAGTTGTTAGTGTATGTCAAAACATCATATATTTTCAGGTGCTCTCATTAGAATTTGCTGTAATGTAATGATTAGGCACATGCCCAGATGGTGATTGTAATTTCCTTACTCGTATCAATGAGCTGTTATTCACATGAGTAATCTCACCGGCTCTAAATGGATTGCTTTTGTAGCTAACTGCTCCCTCATGGAAAGGATGACAATATGGTCTGTAGCAAACCATAGTTAAAAGCCACCTTCATAATTCAGAACCTTGAATTGTCATTGTCCCATGTGAGCAGCCAGGTAAGAGGCCTATGGGTACTGAGCGCCACATGATAAAACCCACTAAACTAATTCGTGTTGACCTGAAGTTATACAGGATCTGCCTCACGGTAGAATAACACCactattaatttatttacattaGGGTGATACAaggtaaatttattttcctttgcattctGATTAACACCAGTATCATCCTTACTTCAGGGGCTAATTAATTCCTTTCTCGTTCTAAGCAGGACGGCAAAATGGATTTAGGATTCAAAGACCTTAACAACAGGACACCTACCAAGAACACCTCGGCTACTACAAAGAATTTTTCTGCCTGGGAAGATTATAAGAGTAGTGTTGACGACATACAGTACTTTCTTATTGGGCTGTACACACTGATAAGCCTGGCTGGCTTTATGGGAAATCTGCTTATACTAACGGCTCTACTAAAGCGTAAGCAGAAGACGATAATAAACATTCTTATCGGCAACTTGGCCTTTTCCGACATCTTAGTTGTGCTGTTTTGTTCACCCTTCACACTGACATCTGTCCTGCTTGACCAATGGATGTTTGGCACTATCATGTGCCACGTAATGCCCTTCCTCCAGTGCGCATCAGTTCTAGTTTCAACTTTGATGTTAATATCTATTGCTGCAGTCAGGTACCGTATGATCAAACATCCCCTTTCTAGGAATTTAACAGCAAAACAAGGCTATTTCTTAATAGTGACCATTTGGGCCCTTGGCTTTGCCATTTGCTCCCCTCTGCCGGTTTTCCACAGAATTGTGGACCTCAGCAAAACTCTGAATTTAGAGGCACTGGAGAACAGGCTCCTGTGTATTGAGTCATGGCCTTCCGATTCCTACAGAATTGCCTTTACAATAGCCTTATTGTTCATGCAGTATATATTGCCGCTGGCATGTTTAACCGCTAGCCACACCAGCGTCTGCAGGAGCATAGGTTCCAGATTGTCACACAAGGAAGACAAGTTTGAAGAGAAGGAGATGATAAACCTAACGCTTCACCCCTCTAAGAGTACCGGCACACAGGTGCAGCCCTCCGGCCGTTCCAGATGGAGCTGCACCTTTGGCAAAAAGCACCACAGAAGATACAGTAAAAAGACTTCAAGTGTGGTGCCAGCTATTTCAAGGCATCATCAGGGTATTCATTCCAGAGGCCTCCCAGAAACCTCTGGCACAGAAAAAAGCCAGCTCTCTTCCTCCAGTAAATTCATCCCTGGGATACCTATCTGTTTTGAGatgaaaccagaagaaaatacagagatCCAGGACATGATTACGATATCCCGATCCATCATCAGAATTAAGACAAGATCTAGGAGAGTTTTTTGCAGATTGACAGTGCTAATCCTAGTTTTTGGTTTCAGTTGGATGCCTCTTCACCTTTTCCACATTGTGACGGATTTTAATGCCACTCTCATTTCtaacagacattttaaattaGTATATTGCATATGCCATTTACTAGGTATGATGTCCTGCTGCTTGAATCCCATCCTCTATGGGTTCCTTAACAACAGCATAAAAGCTGATTTAATGTCCCTTATTCCATGCTGCCAAATACCATGATTTTATGTGCcccaagacaaaataaaacaaacaagtttCGCTTTCAAGTCTACTGATGTGTATAGCTGTAAAAGCTAAATTAGTTTAGTTTAGATAGTCTGACTTGGTTGTGATTAGTAGCATTTCGTGCAAATGGATAGTTCTATGGCTGCATGTATTTCTTGCATTGggcaaaaatatatacatatactataATATTCTTCTGTCTGTTACACATAGGAAATCGTGCCCAGTATACAAAACCAGAATGCCATTTTCATTACCTGAAATATTGGCAATCTGTACTTTGGAATTAAACAAAATATGTAATGAGTAATAAATATAAGACTACTTAGACATATCAGTATTAACTATCATAAAACTATAATAAAATACATACCGTTTACTAAATAACTATTGTTGAGACTATTTCAGTGCCAACTTTGACTGTTTTCTGAGATAATTAAACATCTATTTCTGTATGTGAttagaaaatttttttccttagctctTTGACTTATACTTTGCAATATATTTGGAAGATaccttgctgctgcttcccagattGCTTTATTCCCTGGAATGTGTTTGTGGGTAGTTGTTCTTTTCTAGATTGCTTCCATCTCACTGTGTTTATCCAGTACAACCTATCTCTGATTTCCTTAGCCAATTTTTACTCTGTCTTGTCATTTTATGCAATTTTCAGCCAGGCCTGGACTTATCTATAGTTATGTCTTTGTTCTTACAGTGATGACTCCCCTGAACCTACAACATGCTTCTGATCAGAGTAAGCCTTCATTACCTAAGTgagagtggaaagaaaaagaaaatggaaagacagcaggattttttcatttcctttaccaaaaagcaaaagcttaGTGCACTTCATTATAGGTGACCCACTTGCTTTGGAGAGTTGCAACAGCTTTCAAATAAACATGTGCTTTTGTGCGTGTACATAGAGGCATGCGCATccacaggaacacacacacacacaaacacactttcCACATCTCCCtaccctccttttcttctttttaaccagaccagtgctttttcttccaatttcaaaTCACATGCATCTTCCCTAAGGAAGTCATACTATATTTCATAGCACAAATGCAaaagatgtgtatatatatatatatatatatatatatatatatatatatgttcttttttccccctggattACTCTAACTTAATAACCCCCCTCCGCTTCCAGGATTCAGTAAATGTACAAAGCCTCTGTCCTGAGTTTTAAGCTGTAAAACCTCTCCCCAGGTCTAGCTggtgattatttccttttctccactAAGATTTCTAATCCAATAGGCTTTTTTACATAGCCTTTCCAGGCTGAGAAATAAAgtcattatttttataaatgggGAGATGGGAAGGGTCATTGTGCATTTTTTGCCTTGAGGTACTTCCCTTCCAGTTAGCCTTTAAAAGTGAAAGCAGTTCTTTTATTTTGAGGAATtgtcaaattatttttatcacaATGTTACAATTCTGAGACCTTTTCTCCCCAGGCCATCATCTGCTAAGGAGTTTATTACATACTAGTTGGTAATATCTCTGCTTCTATTATTAAGGTGTTTCCCTGAAGTCTAGTTCCCAGTAACCCATTGTTCTTTGTTTTTGCTGGTAATATTCTTTAATAGTTTCTTCCTGGACACTGACTATTGCATTTTGCAGATTATTATCTCCTAAAAACCTAAAGTATGTCATTTTATAGAGTACAAATGGTACAGAATAAAGAATATTGGaacaatagattttaaaatagcttttagaaAGTTGTAAATAATttagtttgaaaatatttatgtctAATCTTGGTAGATAAGCTTCGGAAAAAATTAACTAAATCCACAGCAAGAAGACAATGATACAGCTCTACAGAAGTTACAGCAGCAGTTTATGCCCGATTTATGCCTACATATTTTCATGTCACTGAAATATATCATTTAACTTTATTCATACCATGTGATGTAACCGAATAGCATAAGAGCACAAGAAAGCAGTCCCATTGTTTCACCTTGAAATAttccttccagctttttttttcagttagtgtTATCTTCCTTGCtacttgctatttattttctattccttcCTTTATATACTTTCAGAATTTCAACTGTTTTTAATGGttaggatttttatttaaatataaaaataactatttattcACTAATTACTCTTTTCAGATCaaatttttctcactttcaccaTAGATGACACACAAAATCATGCTAGGACTTGAATAAGGCCTTCCTCTAGTTTCTGAGGAACATGAAGATTAGTCCGTACACTGGTGATTCTATATGAGCCCTATGCATTATCCTGGATGAAATCAATAGCTGTGCTCTCTAGTCTTTACACTGATCAAAGCACAACAAATTGTAGTGCGGCAATAGAGAATTAAATCAAGACAGCTACTGAACTTCTTTAGTCCTGTGCCACCTAAATCTGtcatcttctctttttcaagATGATCAATGGTGAGAGaatgtgtattttccttttatttatcaaGCAATCATCATCATTATAATTTGACATCTCCAAAATGTCACTGTCTTTCCTCTGAAatgttaaatcaaaataaaataacttttccacCTTCTACCTTCCTTCAGCAGCCAGTATAACTTGGTCCCAGTATCAGCAAGGAATACATAAGCAGCAGACAGAAGCAGTAGCAACTGAAATCAGACAGAAGCCAATTCCCAAAAGAGTAACTTCTATGAGTGGGAGAGAAAACAACCGAACCATCTATTTAACGTTTTCTCAGtctggaacattaaaaaaaaaaaaaattcaaaacacagtGATTCCCCCACCCCTTGCTTGTTGAGTAGGCCTCATCTAGTTTGAGATGCGGTAGGTGCTCCTATGGGCTTTATGGACAACAGTGACTAGCAGTGTGATTTTGTCTACATTATGCATGTCAATATGTCTCGGGAAGATGTATCTCACCGCAATATTCAATGACATTATATCATTCTTATATCTATATACAGATATAAGTACAGGTACAGATATAGATATGTACActtcctagggaaaaaaagcacattaaaatggattttcaaaTAGCACATTTAATCAAGTCCTTAAGTCAACTAAACTACTATGGGTCAATTCCTTCTACAACTAAAAATCTAAATAATGACAAAGGTAGAAGTTTTGTTTTGATAGCAACTAAATGCAATCAGGAAATGCCAGTTGCAGAGCCATCTATCCACTGGAGTTAGAAGAATGAAGGATTGCAATGGTACAGTGATTCCTCTCTAAAAAAGCGATTGGAAAAAAACTCTCAGACAGCTGGTTTTTGTGTGTGATGAATGTTAAAACTCTTATGCCTGGattcataaaaggaaaataaatggattttttcaGTTCCACAAAATAATATCACTGACAAAGTTGACTTTTTGTAAATGTCAAAGAGTAAATATTGTTAATAGCTGGCCTTTGTCCCTCCCCTTTCAGTGGAGAAGAAACAGATGCCCATTAAGAAGTACTGGCGTGGCCAGGTCACTCTTGAGCCAGCGGGGCTGAGGATGCCAGGGGCTCAATATTGGCTAACACTGGAGTATATTTATTTAGGTTGTGGGGAAGAGGTTGGAACCTCTGTGGTTCTCCATAGTGCCATGGCAACAGTGGCCGAGACAGATGTGCATGGCTCCTGTAGGTCTAGAGTTGCCGTAATCACAGCAGGCAGTGCAGAGTCCCTGCCTGTGGTGGTGCAGCCAGGGGCACCGAGTCCCAGGCAGATGCCTGGTGGCTGGTGGGGGacagccagccctgggcagggctgtgggcacaggagagcaggcagcagggACACGGCAGGAGAGGTAAAATGCATTGCCGCTGTATTTGCTGGTGGTTGCAGCCTTTCCAGGCACGTAGGCCTGTTCTTGGAGCCTAGAAGCTCTCATTACAAAACATTTCCTTCTCAGCAGTGTGAACAcctgaggaaagggaaaaaaaccaccatccaCTGATCTGAAGATGTATGAGAACCAAGAAGAGGAGCACAGTCAGGAAGAAAAGTGTCTGCTCCCAACGATGCTGGATAGGCACCAGCTTTCCTTTGGAGAAGTGGACAGGTGCCATACCAAGGACAGGTGGCATGGAAAACTTCCCCATCTGAAGATcattaacagattaaaaaaacccttctgtgatCCATAGGGATCTGTCAACTGAGATTGCacttttgaaaaattaatcaatCGTTTTCTCGCAGCAGTCCGTCTGTGCAGCGTACAAGATAAACAGTATAAAATGTCAGTCTCCTGAGATGTTCTTCAAAATACTGTTGGGTCCAGGAATTTAGACTTTGATTTTGATGAAAGCCAAATGATGCCTATACTATTTACAATAAGAAGTCCTAGCCAGAAAATATATTGGTACATTCTGAAAGTCCAGAATTTTTAAGCCTGAGAACTGTCTTAGGGCAGTGATAGGACTCTGGTCCTAGACAagtctcttccttttcccccaaCATGACTGAAATAATGGTATAAAATCATGTGCCTCATACAGGACCTTTATAAAGACCATAAGGTAAATTTTGAACACTTTTTGACCATGATACATGGTTTATAATCTCTGAGGTCAGGTTTCTTGTTCTTCTATTTCATGTCTTTTCATACACTGTTGAATCCaacccctctttttttcctaaggcTTGTTACCTTCAGCATGTAATGAAGACTCCTGAAGTTGCTTGGGTTTGATCCAacagtatgtatttttatttgagGTATATTTAATTGGTTGAAAGTTGCCTTTCCCCTGAAGGTAGGTAGAGCTGCTGTTATTGTTCATATTCAGTTGAAATGACTTCTGtcaggaagagaaacaaaagacagaaagagaaataaaagcatacTCATGCTAAAACTAGCTAGCCACATTGGGCCACTGACAAAGGAACCCATTAGAGCCAGATCCTTCCCAAGTATCTGCCAGGGACAGAGGGCTTGGGACAGTACCACTGAACTTTGCTAATCCCATGTGCGACCAGGAAGCCTACTGCAAATTTCTGAATCTTGGGAAGTAAGAGCTAATCAACAAGTATGGATACATGTGCCCCtcttaaaatgtttcttaaagtaaaagcattttctttccaacCATTTGATAATGACATTTTTGCCTGTGATCGCTCATAATGCATCATTCTGTGCCATTAAGTTAATCTGTGTCATCATACTGTGGTGTGATGCTATCCACATGCCAGTGAGTCTTACCACTGcacctttttttcagtctctgcaaGCTCAGAGATAACAGTAACATCTGCTCTACTCCAAAGATTACCATGATCTCCTGGCCTCCTTATTAAACTTTGTCTCATTAAatatagcttttttaaaaaaagcataataCAGCATGTCTTTGATAAATATAGTCTTACTGATTCTGACACACACTTTGTCAAAAACCTGATTTTCCCAGAAAGAATATCATTACAGACAGGAAGAAGTGGTCACAGTATATTTCAAAAAGCTGAGCTGTACATTAAGAGTACAAGCAGCATCATTGTTATAAATACAGTATAACTATACAGGTCATATTTTTATTAATCTTGTTtgcttatgaaaagaaaatattgcaaaatatttgaaagtgaTTAAATTACTTCATTAGATACTAATATTAGGAAATAATGTCACAATCCAAATTCAGTTCTGTTGGAAAAATATGAATGCTTTGTTTTGCCCTTGTAGTCACATTAAGATGATCCTTTTAATAATAAGGCTTAAAGATACTCCTCTGGGAAATTATCAGAATAGTGATTTGACATTCAAGACTAAAGTACGTTGGCCCTGCTCTGACATCCAGTTAAACAAATGTTTGCTTTGTCTTAGCAGGAGAAGGCTCATGTCTGTACCACTTGAATGCCACATTAATTGGACAATTTTGAGCAGGAAACATTTATTACTGTCCCTGTGAACAAAATAACGTACGAAAGGATTTTAAAGGCACTTCTGGTGCAAAATTTCTCCAGAGGAGTAACTTGGTGGCAAGCAAACGGTTGCTAATCTCTTCAGACTCAGTAGGAAGcacaaagacaaaaaacccaTTTAATGACAGACCACAAGAacattaattataattttaactctaaatctgcatttattattttttggggagcggggcgggggaggggagtGGAGAGAAAAACAGCTAAGCAAggagataaaaaaacccatccttACTACAAGTACCTCTTTGGACCTTACATACAGATTTACTTATGTTGAGCAAGATGATAATCTTACTATGTTTTGACTCCTAGTAATTCCCTTGGCTTTACGAGGCTCTCCACCAAATTAGGGTTCATTTAGTATTCATAATGATTTTGGCCTCTTGGCCTAAGGATTAAGGAGCTGTGCAAGAGGTCAGAATACAATTTAAATCTTTGCTTtctgatggttttgtttttttgtggtgttagCACAACTGGGGAAAGTGCAAGCTGTTTACTGCAGGAAAATTAAACTCATTTTTATGTAACTACTGGGACCCAATACAGGCAAaacaattacatattttttttaagactccaTCTTTCCAACACACAACTTATAAAGGTAATTGTCTGAAGACTCGATGGTGCATTTCTCAATTAATATCCTAGAGTATGAGAGCACATTTCAGATAGCATAACCTCATCCTCACTGCAAATCATGATGGGCAAAGCTCAGCAGAACCAAATTGCAGTATGCTCTACTAGAGATTGCATCTTAAGGTCTTTCGGGGACTGAAGCTCATTCAGGGAACAGTTGATCTCTTACTGGTTTTGTGGGAGCCCATTCTTCAGAAAAGCTGCTCCAAGGCCACTTATGTCAGACAGATGACAGTTACTTCCCAGGAGCTCTCTCAGGGGCACATAACACAAA
Proteins encoded:
- the NPY5R gene encoding neuropeptide Y receptor type 5, encoding MDLGFKDLNNRTPTKNTSATTKNFSAWEDYKSSVDDIQYFLIGLYTLISLAGFMGNLLILTALLKRKQKTIINILIGNLAFSDILVVLFCSPFTLTSVLLDQWMFGTIMCHVMPFLQCASVLVSTLMLISIAAVRYRMIKHPLSRNLTAKQGYFLIVTIWALGFAICSPLPVFHRIVDLSKTLNLEALENRLLCIESWPSDSYRIAFTIALLFMQYILPLACLTASHTSVCRSIGSRLSHKEDKFEEKEMINLTLHPSKSTGTQVQPSGRSRWSCTFGKKHHRRYSKKTSSVVPAISRHHQGIHSRGLPETSGTEKSQLSSSSKFIPGIPICFEMKPEENTEIQDMITISRSIIRIKTRSRRVFCRLTVLILVFGFSWMPLHLFHIVTDFNATLISNRHFKLVYCICHLLGMMSCCLNPILYGFLNNSIKADLMSLIPCCQIP